A part of Myxococcus landrumus genomic DNA contains:
- a CDS encoding DEAD/DEAH box helicase encodes MSDIQEPTSPGSPATDEAPTRPAEYIADIGFDDMNLSEPLRRALAERGYTHPTPVQARAFRPAMEGKDLIVRSKTGTGKTAAFGLPLLEKISPDDKRVRALILCPTRELALQVADELTTLAKYKGVKVAAIYGGASMKQQEDALEEGTPIIVGTPGRVFDHIHRGNLKLDGCDHAVLDEADEMLNQGFYEEVTRILDRLPKTRQVLLFSATVPTDIQNLIARYTTNAETLLLSGDVFTVEHIHHVRYDVSDAFPKPRNLIYVLEKEEPQNAIIFCNTRDDTALVTAVLNRNGFDAELLNGDLPQKERERVMAKVKRGEVAFMVATDIAARGIDISGLEYVINYSLPEDPAVYLHRVGRTGRIGNKGTAINLFSGRELATYTALEKKYGIKFDKQEMPAPEEAMRLWTERHVREIQEAASGSVFEGFLPLATQLKTRPNADDLVAFLLKYFFSHLRMEKAKAAMEAEGREPAPERKPEGRRRERERGGDDRRERGERRERGEKPMARPEHPDRERRPRRDEPRRERDASRGPAALEAGPGEAKLWVNLGTADGLGPGSIATALEDAGAPLGKMVRAELRPTFAYVFVAEEDAAAFETLNGKQHGSKTLRVEKSKPRSEREPGTRPPPSPDAGPGEVKLWTNLGSDDGMDEAKLPAALEAAGAPAGKVLKALLRPTYGYAYVAEADAPEFEALNGKSVGDKVLKLERHRPRGQREERRPRHEALPDVPGQVRLWVGLGKQDGLDEAGVASALEAAGAPAGKVVRMDLRPTYAYVFVADEDATAFEATHGKQHGERTLKVERARKK; translated from the coding sequence ATGAGCGACATCCAAGAGCCCACCTCGCCGGGCAGCCCGGCCACCGACGAAGCGCCGACGCGTCCCGCCGAATACATCGCGGACATCGGCTTCGACGACATGAATCTGTCCGAGCCCCTCCGCCGTGCGCTTGCGGAGCGCGGCTACACCCACCCGACTCCTGTCCAGGCGCGCGCGTTCCGGCCGGCCATGGAGGGCAAGGACCTCATTGTTCGCAGCAAGACGGGCACCGGCAAGACGGCCGCGTTCGGCCTCCCCCTGCTGGAGAAGATTTCCCCGGACGACAAGCGCGTGCGCGCGCTCATCCTCTGCCCCACGCGGGAGCTGGCGCTCCAGGTCGCGGATGAGCTGACCACGCTGGCGAAGTACAAGGGCGTGAAGGTGGCGGCCATCTACGGCGGCGCCTCCATGAAGCAGCAGGAGGACGCGCTCGAGGAAGGCACGCCCATCATCGTCGGCACGCCGGGCCGGGTGTTCGACCACATCCACCGGGGCAACCTGAAGCTGGATGGGTGCGACCACGCGGTGCTGGACGAAGCCGACGAGATGCTCAACCAGGGCTTCTACGAGGAAGTCACCCGCATCCTCGACCGTCTTCCCAAGACGCGCCAGGTGCTGCTGTTCAGCGCCACCGTCCCCACGGACATCCAGAACCTCATCGCGCGCTACACGACGAACGCGGAGACGCTGCTGCTCTCCGGCGACGTGTTCACCGTGGAGCACATCCACCACGTCCGCTACGACGTGTCGGACGCCTTCCCCAAGCCGCGCAACCTCATCTACGTGCTGGAGAAGGAAGAGCCGCAGAACGCCATCATCTTCTGCAACACGCGGGATGACACGGCGCTGGTGACGGCGGTGCTCAACCGCAACGGCTTCGACGCGGAGCTGCTCAACGGAGACCTGCCGCAGAAGGAGCGCGAGCGGGTGATGGCCAAGGTGAAGCGCGGCGAGGTCGCCTTCATGGTGGCCACGGATATCGCGGCGCGCGGCATCGACATCTCCGGGCTGGAGTACGTCATCAACTACTCGTTGCCGGAGGACCCGGCGGTGTACCTGCACCGCGTGGGCCGCACGGGCCGCATCGGCAACAAGGGCACGGCCATCAACCTCTTCTCCGGACGCGAGCTGGCGACGTACACCGCGCTGGAGAAGAAGTACGGCATCAAGTTCGACAAGCAGGAGATGCCGGCGCCCGAAGAGGCCATGCGCCTGTGGACCGAGCGCCACGTGCGCGAAATCCAGGAGGCCGCCAGCGGCTCCGTGTTCGAGGGCTTCCTGCCCCTGGCCACGCAGCTCAAGACGCGGCCCAACGCGGATGACCTGGTCGCCTTCCTGCTGAAGTACTTCTTCAGCCACCTGCGCATGGAGAAGGCGAAGGCGGCCATGGAGGCCGAGGGTCGCGAGCCGGCTCCGGAGCGCAAGCCCGAGGGCCGCCGCCGCGAGCGTGAGCGCGGGGGTGATGACCGCCGTGAGCGGGGCGAGCGCCGGGAGCGCGGCGAGAAGCCGATGGCGCGTCCGGAGCATCCGGACCGCGAGCGCCGGCCCCGCCGGGATGAGCCCCGCCGTGAGCGGGACGCCAGCCGTGGCCCCGCCGCGCTGGAGGCGGGCCCGGGCGAGGCGAAGCTGTGGGTGAACCTGGGGACCGCGGATGGCCTGGGGCCGGGCAGCATCGCCACGGCGCTGGAGGATGCGGGCGCGCCGCTGGGGAAGATGGTGCGCGCGGAGCTGCGTCCCACGTTCGCGTATGTGTTCGTCGCGGAGGAGGATGCCGCCGCGTTCGAGACGCTCAACGGCAAGCAGCACGGGTCCAAGACGCTGCGCGTGGAGAAGAGCAAGCCGCGCAGCGAGCGCGAGCCGGGCACGCGTCCGCCTCCGTCTCCGGACGCCGGGCCGGGCGAGGTGAAGCTGTGGACGAACCTGGGCTCCGATGACGGCATGGACGAGGCGAAGCTGCCCGCCGCGCTGGAAGCCGCGGGTGCTCCCGCGGGCAAGGTGCTCAAGGCGCTCCTGCGTCCCACGTATGGCTACGCCTACGTCGCCGAGGCCGACGCGCCGGAGTTCGAGGCGCTCAATGGCAAGTCCGTGGGCGACAAGGTGCTGAAGCTGGAGCGGCACCGTCCGCGCGGCCAGCGCGAGGAGCGTCGTCCGCGTCACGAGGCCCTGCCGGATGTGCCGGGCCAGGTGCGGCTGTGGGTCGGCCTGGGCAAGCAGGACGGGCTGGACGAGGCGGGGGTCGCCAGCGCGCTCGAGGCCGCGGGGGCTCCTGCCGGCAAGGTGGTGCGGATGGATTTGCGCCCCACGTACGCGTACGTGTTCGTCGCGGACGAGGACGCCACCGCCTTCGAGGCCACCCACGGCAAGCAGCACGGTGAGCGCACGCTAAAGGTCGAGCGCGCGCGCAAGAAGTAG
- a CDS encoding sigma-70 family RNA polymerase sigma factor yields MASGGKRTKGTSSRPKSKRAAGSAPPRAEEVDAQSEDTGTEAQVDPDSLEPDEAELVEVEPEEDAPRPAPAKALARAAESGLSNRDPLQAYMAEVQRHPLLSREEELALSRQYRDTGDVRTAYRLVASNLRLVVKLAHEYHRNPLSLLDLVQEGNIGLMQAVKKYDPERGVKLSSYAAWWIRAYILRYIMDNWKMVKLGTTEAQRKLFFKLRQEQEKLIAQGFEPSPKLLAERLNVTEQDVVEMDQRLGHDEVSIDAPLGSDDEGSRATRADRYLPSGAVPADERLGAEQLKALFREKLAQFSQSLEGKERYIFEHRLTADEPLTLQDIGDKYGVSRERARQIEAALIQRMREFMREHIPDFDLVATPKA; encoded by the coding sequence ATGGCGAGTGGAGGGAAAAGAACCAAAGGAACGTCTTCCCGGCCCAAGTCGAAGCGGGCGGCGGGGAGCGCGCCTCCCCGTGCGGAAGAGGTTGACGCCCAGTCAGAGGACACGGGTACCGAGGCGCAGGTGGACCCGGACTCCCTGGAGCCCGACGAGGCGGAGCTGGTCGAAGTGGAGCCCGAGGAGGACGCGCCCCGGCCCGCGCCCGCGAAGGCCCTGGCCCGGGCGGCGGAATCCGGGCTGAGCAACCGGGACCCCCTCCAGGCCTACATGGCGGAGGTGCAGCGCCACCCCCTGCTGTCACGCGAGGAGGAGCTGGCGCTGTCGCGTCAGTACCGCGACACGGGCGATGTGCGGACGGCGTACCGGCTGGTGGCTTCCAACCTGCGGCTGGTGGTGAAGCTGGCCCACGAGTACCACCGCAACCCGCTTTCCCTGTTGGACCTGGTCCAGGAGGGGAACATCGGGTTGATGCAGGCGGTGAAGAAGTACGACCCCGAGCGCGGCGTGAAGCTGAGCAGCTACGCGGCCTGGTGGATTCGGGCGTACATCCTTCGCTACATCATGGACAACTGGAAGATGGTGAAGCTGGGGACGACGGAAGCCCAGCGGAAGCTCTTCTTCAAGCTGCGCCAGGAGCAGGAGAAGCTCATCGCCCAGGGCTTCGAGCCCAGCCCCAAGCTGCTCGCGGAGCGTCTCAACGTCACCGAGCAGGACGTGGTGGAGATGGACCAGCGGCTGGGCCATGACGAGGTCTCCATCGATGCGCCGCTGGGCTCGGACGACGAGGGCTCCCGGGCCACTCGCGCGGACCGCTACCTGCCGTCGGGCGCCGTCCCCGCGGATGAACGGCTGGGCGCCGAGCAGCTCAAGGCCCTCTTCCGGGAGAAGCTGGCGCAGTTCTCCCAGTCCCTGGAGGGCAAGGAGCGCTACATCTTCGAGCACCGCCTCACCGCGGACGAGCCGCTGACGCTCCAGGACATCGGCGACAAGTACGGCGTCAGCCGCGAGCGCGCGCGTCAAATCGAGGCCGCGCTCATCCAGCGCATGCGCGAGTTCATGCGCGAACACATCCCGGACTTCGACCTGGTGGCGACGCCCAAGGCCTGA
- a CDS encoding beta-ketoacyl synthase N-terminal-like domain-containing protein — protein MRRVGIFGWGVVAPRSRNIEAFERNLASSESWLSPFNGFGPDNFLVGTPDFNLAEYKPWIDARFPANRFSQLERKMGQPTQFAIGAFIQSLAQNPGIEQELQALGPRAHVYVGTGLGDLPTIQAISLDLYRAQRRWNRFWAAPERNAVLRQWLETREAMAGLPPEPSSVDEGIRDEAEDAWWAYWTGRSSELREYLAELRDIEAIGVPDGADVESAKLAVIKEKRTRNARLQKKWSSPEPPWNAVSSNVLWNIHNTPASQISMLGRITGMTFAPVAACSSFGYGLKLAMNAIQLGEAKAVVMGMTDAAPNPLVVGGFYNARVISADAAISKPLTALRGTHIAGGSVVWVMGDYDYFVSKGFKPLGMEPVSVGVTADADHIITPSKEGPTLAIREALAAAGCTPADVGSWDLHATATPGDYLEVQNLRDVMPESVLITARKGTFGHGMSAGGGWELTAQYLGYERGGVFPTPLKRTELNQQISRVHERFVFDEAVATPAGCAGKLSMGVGGINACVISRPWKK, from the coding sequence GTGCGCAGAGTTGGTATCTTCGGCTGGGGCGTCGTCGCCCCCCGGTCCAGGAACATTGAGGCGTTCGAGAGGAACCTCGCGTCCTCCGAAAGCTGGCTGTCCCCTTTCAACGGCTTCGGGCCAGACAACTTCCTGGTCGGCACGCCGGACTTCAACCTGGCGGAGTACAAGCCTTGGATTGACGCGCGCTTCCCCGCCAACCGCTTCTCGCAGTTGGAGCGGAAGATGGGGCAGCCGACGCAGTTCGCCATCGGCGCGTTCATCCAGTCGCTGGCGCAGAACCCGGGCATCGAGCAGGAGCTGCAAGCCCTGGGGCCTCGCGCCCACGTCTACGTGGGAACGGGCCTGGGCGACCTGCCCACCATCCAGGCCATCTCCCTGGACTTGTACCGCGCGCAGCGGCGGTGGAACCGCTTCTGGGCCGCGCCCGAGCGCAACGCCGTGCTGCGCCAGTGGCTGGAGACGCGCGAGGCGATGGCCGGCCTGCCGCCGGAGCCCTCCTCTGTCGACGAGGGCATCCGCGACGAGGCCGAGGACGCGTGGTGGGCGTACTGGACGGGCCGCTCCTCGGAGCTGCGCGAGTACCTGGCGGAGCTGCGTGACATCGAGGCCATCGGCGTGCCGGACGGCGCCGACGTCGAGTCCGCCAAGCTGGCCGTCATCAAGGAGAAGCGCACCCGCAACGCCCGGCTGCAGAAGAAGTGGAGCTCGCCGGAGCCGCCGTGGAACGCGGTGTCCTCCAACGTGCTGTGGAACATCCACAACACGCCCGCCTCGCAGATTTCGATGCTGGGCCGCATCACCGGCATGACGTTCGCTCCGGTGGCCGCGTGCTCGTCGTTCGGCTACGGGCTCAAGCTGGCGATGAACGCCATCCAGTTGGGCGAGGCCAAGGCCGTGGTGATGGGCATGACGGACGCGGCGCCCAACCCGCTGGTGGTGGGCGGCTTCTACAACGCCCGCGTCATCTCCGCGGACGCCGCCATCTCCAAGCCCCTCACCGCGCTGCGCGGCACGCACATCGCGGGAGGCTCCGTGGTGTGGGTGATGGGCGACTACGACTACTTCGTGTCCAAGGGCTTCAAGCCGCTGGGCATGGAGCCGGTGTCCGTGGGTGTCACCGCGGACGCCGACCACATCATCACTCCGTCGAAGGAAGGCCCCACGCTGGCCATCCGCGAGGCGCTGGCCGCCGCGGGCTGTACCCCCGCCGACGTGGGGAGCTGGGACCTGCACGCCACCGCCACGCCGGGTGACTACCTGGAGGTGCAGAACCTGCGCGACGTGATGCCGGAGTCGGTGCTCATCACCGCGCGCAAGGGCACCTTCGGCCACGGCATGTCCGCGGGCGGCGGCTGGGAGCTGACGGCGCAGTACCTGGGCTATGAGCGCGGCGGCGTGTTCCCCACCCCGCTGAAGCGCACGGAGCTCAACCAGCAGATTTCCCGCGTGCACGAGCGCTTCGTCTTCGACGAGGCCGTGGCCACGCCCGCCGGTTGCGCGGGCAAGCTGTCCATGGGCGTGGGCGGCATCAACGCGTGCGTCATCTCCCGCCCCTGGAAGAAGTAG
- a CDS encoding molecular chaperone DnaJ: protein MAKGGQTPEPPGSPEVRAAWARKEAGDVAGARRDAERLLAGTPSPEDRAQAEELLRRSSTPRALYGFALVAAAVFTGLLLLAWTRYA from the coding sequence ATGGCAAAAGGCGGACAGACGCCCGAGCCGCCTGGCTCTCCCGAGGTCCGGGCCGCCTGGGCGCGCAAGGAGGCCGGAGACGTCGCCGGGGCACGGCGCGACGCCGAGCGTCTGCTGGCGGGCACTCCCTCCCCCGAGGACCGGGCCCAGGCCGAGGAGCTCCTGCGGCGCTCCTCCACCCCTCGGGCGCTCTACGGCTTCGCCCTCGTCGCCGCCGCCGTGTTCACCGGGCTGCTGTTATTGGCCTGGACCCGCTACGCTTAA
- a CDS encoding DUF4159 domain-containing protein, giving the protein MSARRLTRRNLLLGTAALAPLLSRRAQAFGEKSRFIPAVAKHGGRWDGRLSGLRRIAWELQRRTSVEVVPDARPFALSSPDLFEYPFLYFGGDGAFPPLSEAEVGNLRRYLTYGGFMLADANDGSDGDGFDASFRREMARVLPQSPLTEVASGHVVFKSFFLLDAAPGRLLNKPQMLAANLGKRSAVLYSQNDVAGAWSRNETGDFEFDVSPGGEPQRELAVRLGINVCMYALCLDYKDDAVHLPLILNKRR; this is encoded by the coding sequence ATGTCCGCGCGGCGTCTGACCCGTCGAAACCTCCTGCTCGGCACCGCCGCGCTCGCCCCACTGCTGTCCCGGCGTGCACAGGCCTTTGGTGAGAAGAGCCGCTTCATCCCCGCCGTGGCCAAACACGGGGGCCGCTGGGACGGGCGGCTGTCGGGGCTGCGGCGCATCGCGTGGGAGCTGCAGCGGCGCACCTCCGTGGAGGTGGTGCCGGACGCGCGGCCCTTCGCGCTCAGCAGCCCGGACCTCTTCGAGTACCCCTTCCTCTACTTCGGCGGCGACGGCGCCTTCCCCCCGCTCAGCGAGGCGGAGGTGGGCAACCTGCGTCGCTACCTGACGTACGGCGGCTTCATGCTGGCGGACGCCAACGACGGCAGCGATGGGGACGGCTTCGACGCCAGCTTCCGCCGGGAGATGGCGCGGGTGCTGCCGCAGAGCCCGCTGACGGAGGTGGCCTCCGGACACGTGGTGTTCAAGTCCTTCTTCCTCCTGGATGCGGCGCCGGGACGGCTGCTCAACAAGCCGCAGATGCTGGCGGCGAACCTGGGCAAGCGCTCCGCGGTGCTGTACTCGCAGAACGACGTGGCCGGGGCGTGGAGCCGCAATGAGACGGGCGACTTCGAGTTCGACGTGAGCCCCGGCGGCGAGCCGCAGCGCGAGCTGGCGGTGCGCCTGGGCATCAACGTGTGCATGTACGCCCTCTGCTTGGACTACAAGGACGACGCCGTCCACCTGCCGCTCATCCTCAACAAGCGGCGCTGA
- a CDS encoding glutamine amidotransferase, with amino-acid sequence MNSPTFNAWKLVSLSPLPTWAVVFLALGLLLGVALAAWGVRKEPSRGRRVLLWALRVGAGVAALFFLLEPGIRHLQVARMKNRVAVLVDRSASMDFPSEPGGPTRTAQVARFLEKAAPGLAGLQDRFTVELHGFDPELTPVTAASLVKEPPRGGTTDLLSALRSVAGAGQGARKLSGVLLLSDGTDNAELKAGAVGRARAALVDLGVPVSTFTVGQEALKDLSIEGLKVDDFAFVRNSLTVEAEIHGRGFRGQDIPVVLRQEGKTVASKTVRLETSDDVKPVSFTFTPDQTGRFVYTVSVPTFPDEAVAENNSRSFTLKVIRDRVRVLLVVGRPSWDERYLRGLLKQDANVDLISFYILRTLSDDPGTTNDRELSLIPFPMEEIFDTKLDTFDVVIFQNFGYTDPSLSIAEYERNLERYIHNGGAFVMLGGDSVLGEGRANMPTLMEALPVVAAGPANPEPFTARLTPEGLRHPVTAIGMGASATEAAWTQLPPIPGANLTRARPGATVLLEHPHLTTDGKNAPLVAVWDYGRGRSLVMATDASWYWAFAAHRDGSPNRAYDRFWGNALRWLVRDPDLTTLKVTADPPAVEPGRPVAVVVQARSADYQPAQDAQVRVELFSVASQKPVAVQTGATGQDGVVRLEFAPPEPGPYKLLATAKKGETELGQGEDAVAVRAVGPELSDASVRPELMEAIAQVTGGKAYKLPQDGLPDVPLLDPPVVEVGRAKDQPLWDRWYYLVALIGLLGAEWFARRRFGYV; translated from the coding sequence ATGAATTCCCCCACCTTCAACGCCTGGAAGCTCGTCAGCCTCTCTCCCTTGCCCACCTGGGCGGTGGTGTTCCTCGCGCTCGGGTTGCTCTTGGGAGTCGCGCTGGCCGCATGGGGCGTGCGCAAGGAGCCCTCGCGGGGACGGCGTGTCCTCTTGTGGGCGCTGCGCGTGGGCGCGGGCGTCGCCGCGCTGTTCTTCCTGCTGGAGCCGGGCATCCGTCACCTCCAGGTGGCGCGGATGAAGAACCGCGTGGCGGTGCTGGTGGACCGCTCCGCGTCCATGGACTTCCCCTCCGAGCCGGGCGGTCCCACGCGCACCGCGCAGGTGGCCCGCTTCCTGGAGAAGGCGGCGCCGGGGCTCGCGGGCCTGCAGGACCGCTTCACGGTGGAGCTGCACGGCTTCGACCCGGAGCTGACGCCGGTGACGGCCGCGTCGCTGGTGAAGGAGCCGCCGCGCGGAGGCACCACGGACCTGCTGTCCGCGCTGCGCTCGGTGGCGGGCGCGGGGCAGGGCGCACGCAAGCTGTCCGGCGTGTTGCTGCTGAGCGATGGCACCGACAACGCGGAGTTGAAGGCGGGCGCGGTGGGGCGTGCTCGCGCGGCGCTGGTCGACCTGGGCGTGCCCGTCTCCACCTTCACGGTGGGGCAGGAGGCGCTCAAGGACCTCTCCATCGAAGGGCTGAAGGTGGATGACTTCGCCTTCGTGCGCAACTCGCTCACGGTGGAGGCGGAGATTCATGGCCGCGGCTTCCGAGGCCAGGACATTCCCGTCGTCCTCCGTCAGGAGGGCAAGACGGTGGCCAGCAAGACGGTGCGCCTGGAGACCTCCGACGACGTGAAGCCCGTGTCCTTCACCTTCACGCCGGACCAGACGGGGCGCTTCGTCTACACGGTGTCGGTGCCCACCTTCCCGGATGAGGCGGTGGCGGAGAACAACAGCCGCTCCTTCACGCTGAAGGTCATCCGCGACCGCGTGCGCGTGCTGCTGGTGGTGGGCCGCCCCTCGTGGGACGAGCGCTACCTGCGCGGCCTGTTGAAGCAGGACGCCAACGTGGACCTCATCTCGTTCTACATCCTGCGCACGCTGTCGGATGACCCGGGCACGACGAACGACCGCGAGCTGTCCCTCATCCCGTTCCCCATGGAGGAGATTTTCGACACGAAGCTGGACACCTTCGACGTCGTCATCTTCCAGAACTTCGGCTACACGGACCCGTCGCTGTCCATCGCCGAGTACGAGCGCAACCTCGAGCGCTACATCCACAACGGCGGCGCCTTCGTGATGCTGGGCGGCGACAGCGTGCTGGGCGAGGGCCGCGCCAACATGCCCACGCTCATGGAAGCGCTGCCCGTGGTCGCCGCGGGCCCCGCCAACCCGGAGCCCTTCACCGCGCGCCTCACGCCGGAGGGACTGCGCCACCCGGTGACGGCCATCGGCATGGGCGCGTCCGCCACCGAGGCCGCGTGGACGCAACTGCCTCCCATTCCGGGCGCCAACCTGACGCGTGCGCGCCCAGGTGCCACGGTGTTGCTGGAGCATCCGCATCTCACCACGGATGGGAAGAACGCGCCGCTCGTGGCCGTGTGGGACTACGGTCGGGGTCGCTCGCTGGTGATGGCCACGGACGCGTCCTGGTACTGGGCGTTCGCGGCGCACCGGGATGGCTCGCCCAACCGCGCGTATGACCGCTTCTGGGGCAATGCGCTGCGGTGGCTGGTGCGGGACCCGGACCTGACGACGCTGAAGGTGACGGCGGACCCTCCGGCCGTGGAGCCGGGACGTCCGGTGGCGGTGGTGGTGCAGGCGCGCAGCGCGGACTACCAGCCCGCGCAGGACGCGCAGGTGCGCGTGGAGCTGTTCTCCGTGGCCTCGCAGAAGCCCGTGGCGGTGCAGACGGGCGCGACGGGACAGGACGGCGTGGTGCGCCTGGAGTTCGCGCCGCCGGAGCCGGGGCCGTACAAGCTGCTCGCCACGGCGAAGAAGGGCGAGACGGAGTTGGGGCAGGGCGAGGACGCGGTGGCGGTGCGCGCGGTGGGGCCTGAGCTGTCGGACGCCTCCGTGCGGCCGGAGCTGATGGAGGCGATTGCCCAGGTGACGGGCGGCAAGGCGTACAAGCTGCCGCAGGACGGGCTGCCGGATGTGCCGCTGCTCGACCCGCCCGTCGTCGAGGTGGGCCGCGCGAAGGACCAGCCGCTGTGGGACCGCTGGTACTACCTGGTGGCCCTCATCGGATTGTTGGGCGCGGAGTGGTTCGCGCGGCGCCGGTTCGGCTACGTCTGA